Proteins co-encoded in one Armatimonadota bacterium genomic window:
- a CDS encoding prepilin-type N-terminal cleavage/methylation domain-containing protein, whose amino-acid sequence MTVPRAHVPPASRRCAGYTILEVLIALSLLGVLLLASFSLFNTAFQGMLAGKDIQDTNQNARLVLEWMVRRIRMAGFGLSANETELFVEAAPDAVTFRTDRTSDDDMPEYNRFCRADGTVLVVDGASVQPTGACAGDPLSSRGLRAITVTGLTFRYFDAGNTELPYEALSASPTDRAKIRRVRIVLDVARGPDAPGTPLRFTMDAVVRKYRF is encoded by the coding sequence GTGACCGTCCCACGGGCCCACGTGCCACCAGCGTCGCGGCGCTGCGCCGGCTACACCATCCTCGAGGTGCTGATCGCCCTCTCGTTGCTGGGCGTGTTGCTCCTGGCGTCGTTCTCGCTGTTCAACACCGCGTTCCAGGGTATGCTCGCGGGCAAGGACATCCAGGACACGAATCAGAACGCCCGGCTGGTCCTGGAGTGGATGGTCCGGCGCATTCGGATGGCGGGATTTGGCCTGAGCGCCAACGAGACCGAGCTGTTCGTCGAAGCCGCCCCCGACGCCGTGACGTTCCGCACGGACCGGACCAGCGACGACGACATGCCGGAGTACAACCGGTTTTGCCGCGCAGATGGGACGGTGCTCGTCGTGGACGGGGCCAGCGTCCAGCCCACCGGCGCCTGCGCGGGCGATCCGCTCTCGTCCCGCGGGCTGCGGGCGATCACCGTCACCGGCTTGACCTTCAGGTACTTCGACGCCGGCAACACCGAGCTCCCGTACGAGGCGTTGAGTGCCTCGCCGACGGACCGCGCCAAGATCCGTCGCGTGCGCATCGTGCTCGACGTGGCCCGCGGGCCCGACGCACCCGGTACACCGCTCCGGTTCACCATGGACGCGGTCGTCCGCAAGTACAGATTCTGA
- a CDS encoding prepilin-type N-terminal cleavage/methylation domain-containing protein — MTTHTERGLSLVELLVAMLLVTVVALIIGGLTKALGVLGITQFAPGRYERPARARTLAIEYAQAEMEYLRGLPYHRLRDAATCTVPGAPPPLPATRRITPAGGGEPDEPPLPGLFAAADIVIRDYEAASGCGVRRITIYVYRRPADAPATPGEPPGAFFLRADVARSPE; from the coding sequence ATGACGACCCACACGGAGCGCGGACTCAGCCTCGTGGAGCTGCTGGTCGCGATGTTGCTGGTCACGGTCGTGGCACTGATCATCGGCGGCCTGACGAAGGCGCTGGGTGTCCTGGGCATCACCCAGTTCGCCCCAGGGCGATACGAGCGCCCTGCCCGGGCGCGCACCCTCGCCATCGAGTACGCGCAGGCCGAGATGGAGTACCTCCGCGGTCTTCCCTACCATCGGCTGCGCGACGCAGCGACCTGCACGGTGCCGGGAGCGCCCCCGCCGCTGCCCGCCACCCGGCGCATTACCCCCGCGGGCGGGGGCGAACCGGACGAACCGCCTTTGCCGGGCCTGTTCGCGGCGGCGGACATCGTCATCCGGGACTACGAGGCCGCATCGGGCTGCGGCGTGCGGAGGATCACCATCTACGTGTACCGAAGGCCCGCCGACGCGCCCGCAACCCCGGGCGAACCGCCCGGAGCGTTCTTCCTCCGGGCCGACGTCGCGAGGAGTCCAGAGTGA
- a CDS encoding GspH/FimT family pseudopilin has translation MTVLEATIALAIVGLVLALAFPLYTRAVRDRRVVRVAEDLAGLLRFAQQKAVAESGSGSCVQLITTPSRAEVRLIPQCTGVGETLVRVSDPFPPDVAVEQQTVVFTGAGRLQQGSPTSILVTSADRTRRVEVHPVTGRVQIVSP, from the coding sequence ATGACCGTGCTCGAGGCGACGATCGCCCTGGCCATCGTGGGGCTGGTGCTGGCCCTGGCGTTCCCACTCTACACCAGGGCGGTGCGTGACCGCAGGGTGGTGCGCGTGGCAGAGGACCTGGCGGGCCTGCTCCGCTTCGCGCAACAGAAGGCGGTGGCCGAGTCGGGCAGCGGCAGCTGTGTCCAGCTCATCACCACGCCCTCCCGGGCAGAAGTGCGTCTCATCCCCCAGTGCACCGGCGTGGGGGAGACGCTCGTGCGAGTCAGCGATCCGTTCCCGCCGGACGTTGCCGTGGAGCAACAGACGGTGGTGTTCACCGGCGCCGGCAGGCTGCAACAAGGCAGCCCTACCAGCATTCTCGTGACGTCGGCGGACCGGACGCGCAGGGTGGAGGTCCACCCGGTCACCGGACGGGTGCAGATCGTGTCGCCATGA
- a CDS encoding MBL fold metallo-hydrolase — MTPVQWLADDLVLIDTLYQDTAQAVGSYLLLGPRPALIETGPASRLETLLAGVRAAGLDPAALQAVAVTHIHLDHAGAVGALVQRYPHLEVYVHPVGAPHLAEPSRLLASAGRLYGALLGPLFGEVVPVPADRIRPLRDGATVMLGTRQLVAIESPGHARHHLVYHDRARGEMFTGDAAGVALPGARSVRAPTPPPELDIPAWLTTIARLRGLRPGRLLLTHFGPHDWADDLLAALAAQLQTLERLALDAVDAGLDDATILARLAQAVAAGGREAPPAEGADGAAAGAGGARTLSATGALTRADSDADRLELIMASQQSAQGLLRYARTRRGG; from the coding sequence ATGACACCGGTGCAGTGGCTCGCCGACGACCTCGTCCTCATCGACACGCTGTACCAGGACACGGCCCAGGCCGTCGGGTCCTACCTGCTGCTGGGCCCGCGCCCCGCGCTCATCGAAACCGGGCCCGCCTCGCGTCTCGAGACGTTGCTGGCCGGCGTGCGGGCGGCCGGCCTCGACCCGGCAGCCCTGCAGGCGGTGGCCGTCACGCACATCCACCTCGACCACGCGGGCGCGGTCGGGGCACTGGTGCAGCGCTACCCGCACCTCGAGGTCTACGTTCATCCCGTGGGCGCCCCGCACCTCGCCGAGCCCTCGCGGCTGCTGGCGAGCGCCGGCAGGCTGTACGGCGCGCTGCTCGGCCCCCTCTTCGGCGAGGTCGTGCCCGTGCCCGCCGACCGCATCCGTCCTTTGCGCGACGGCGCGACGGTGATGCTGGGCACGCGCCAGCTGGTCGCGATCGAGTCGCCCGGACACGCGCGCCACCACCTCGTCTACCACGACCGGGCTCGGGGCGAGATGTTCACCGGCGATGCGGCAGGCGTGGCCCTGCCCGGGGCACGCAGCGTGCGCGCGCCCACCCCGCCCCCGGAACTCGACATCCCCGCGTGGCTTACGACCATCGCCCGGCTCCGCGGCCTGCGGCCCGGGCGCCTGCTGCTCACCCACTTCGGCCCCCACGACTGGGCCGACGACCTGCTGGCCGCGCTGGCCGCGCAACTGCAGACGCTCGAGCGCCTGGCCCTCGACGCCGTGGACGCCGGGCTGGACGATGCGACCATCCTGGCCCGGCTCGCGCAGGCCGTGGCGGCCGGCGGCCGCGAGGCACCGCCCGCGGAGGGTGCCGATGGGGCGGCGGCAGGGGCTGGCGGCGCGCGGACGCTGTCGGCCACCGGCGCGCTGACGCGGGCGGACAGCGACGCCGACCGCCTGGAGCTCATCATGGCCTCGCAGCAGAGCGCCCAGGGGCTGCTGCGGTATGCGCGCACACGGCGGGGAGGGTAG
- a CDS encoding 50S ribosomal protein L25, which translates to MERVALKAQVRDGVGKGAARALRRQGMVPGVLYGQGRAPRPVAVDARALEAVLHTHAGRNVLIDLELVGNGGEPTTVMVKEVQRGLFRHEPIHVDFHAVSLTETLQTHVPVVLKGTPKGVAEGGTIEHHLREVLVECLPTQIPDSIEVDVSALGVGRSLHVRDLTPPEGVRLLTPADEVVITVVAPRVHEEAPAAAEAAAAPGGPAPTPAEAPAEKGPEAGR; encoded by the coding sequence ATGGAACGGGTTGCGCTGAAGGCGCAGGTGCGGGACGGCGTGGGCAAAGGGGCCGCCCGCGCGCTCCGTCGCCAGGGCATGGTGCCGGGTGTGCTCTACGGGCAGGGCCGCGCCCCCCGGCCCGTGGCGGTCGACGCCAGGGCGCTGGAGGCTGTGTTGCACACCCACGCGGGGCGGAACGTGCTGATCGACCTGGAGCTGGTCGGCAACGGCGGCGAGCCCACCACCGTCATGGTGAAGGAAGTGCAGCGCGGCCTGTTCCGGCACGAGCCGATCCACGTCGACTTCCACGCGGTGTCGCTCACCGAGACCCTCCAGACACACGTGCCGGTGGTGCTGAAGGGCACGCCGAAGGGCGTGGCCGAGGGAGGGACCATCGAGCACCACCTGCGCGAGGTGCTCGTTGAGTGCCTCCCGACCCAGATCCCGGACAGCATCGAGGTGGACGTCAGCGCGCTGGGCGTCGGACGGTCCCTGCACGTGCGCGATCTCACCCCGCCCGAGGGCGTCAGGCTGCTGACCCCGGCCGACGAAGTGGTGATCACCGTCGTCGCGCCGCGCGTGCACGAAGAGGCGCCGGCGGCTGCCGAGGCAGCTGCGGCGCCCGGAGGGCCGGCGCCGACCCCAGCGGAGGCCCCTGCGGAGAAGGGACCCGAGGCGGGGCGGTAG
- the pth gene encoding aminoacyl-tRNA hydrolase, with protein MRLIVGLGNPGRRYRGTRHNMGREVVERLAATCAIRVDMEEGWATTGRGTIDGQRVLLAWPETYMNVSGQAVADLRRRHRIPVDHLLIVCDDLDLPPGTIRLRERGSAGGHNGLQSVIDALGTAAFPRLRVGIGRPPAEVDPADYVLQRPTPQERALLDDAVARAVQGIVLWVRDGPQAAMRFCNVRRSAVPSPGAGGRAG; from the coding sequence ATGCGGCTCATCGTTGGGCTGGGGAACCCTGGACGCCGCTACCGCGGCACGCGGCACAACATGGGCCGCGAGGTCGTCGAGCGTCTGGCCGCGACGTGCGCGATCCGCGTGGACATGGAGGAGGGCTGGGCGACGACCGGTCGGGGGACGATCGACGGCCAGCGCGTACTCCTGGCGTGGCCGGAGACGTACATGAACGTCAGCGGGCAGGCCGTCGCCGACCTGCGCCGCCGCCACCGGATCCCCGTGGACCACCTGCTGATCGTCTGCGACGACCTCGACCTGCCGCCTGGCACCATCCGCTTACGCGAGCGGGGGAGTGCAGGTGGGCACAACGGGCTGCAATCGGTGATCGACGCGCTGGGGACTGCGGCCTTCCCGCGCTTGCGCGTGGGTATCGGCCGGCCGCCGGCGGAGGTGGATCCTGCCGACTACGTCCTCCAGCGGCCGACGCCGCAGGAGCGCGCGCTGCTCGACGATGCGGTGGCGCGCGCCGTGCAGGGCATCGTGCTGTGGGTGCGCGACGGCCCACAGGCCGCCATGCGGTTTTGCAACGTGCGCCGCAGCGCGGTGCCGTCGCCGGGTGCGGGCGGACGAGCGGGATAG
- a CDS encoding sulfite oxidase-like oxidoreductase, translated as MRQHAGRLPPGQYVTEKWPVLHYGSVPRVDLARWDFRIFGLVERPVTLSYEEFRALPTTAVTCDIHCVTAWSRLGVTFEGVAARTVLGLATVRPEARFVMVHAEQGYETNLPLEYLLADDALFAWRADGQDLTPEHGWPLRLVVPRLYFWKSAKWVRGLELLATDRAGFWERNGYHMRGDPWQEERYGSPW; from the coding sequence ATGCGCCAGCACGCCGGGCGTCTCCCGCCCGGACAGTACGTGACCGAGAAGTGGCCGGTGCTGCACTACGGCAGCGTGCCGCGTGTCGATCTGGCCCGGTGGGACTTCCGGATCTTCGGCCTCGTGGAGCGGCCGGTCACCCTGTCCTACGAGGAGTTCCGGGCGTTGCCGACCACCGCGGTGACGTGCGACATCCACTGCGTGACCGCGTGGAGCCGGCTGGGCGTGACCTTCGAGGGCGTGGCCGCCAGGACGGTGCTCGGGCTGGCCACGGTGCGGCCCGAGGCCCGCTTCGTGATGGTGCACGCCGAACAGGGCTACGAGACCAACCTGCCCCTGGAGTACCTGCTGGCCGACGACGCCCTGTTCGCGTGGCGGGCCGATGGGCAGGATCTGACCCCCGAGCACGGGTGGCCGCTGCGCCTGGTGGTGCCGCGGCTGTACTTCTGGAAGAGCGCCAAGTGGGTGCGCGGGCTGGAACTGCTGGCCACCGACCGCGCGGGCTTCTGGGAGCGCAACGGGTACCACATGCGGGGTGATCCGTGGCAGGAAGAGCGCTACGGGTCGCCCTGGTAG
- a CDS encoding MFS transporter: MTDSDLAPAVASAPPGAAAPADAPPRGRRDPRAAFAVLRLRDFRLLWSGLFISHVGSWMQFTALGYLIDDLTRAPVYLGLLGLVQAVPRLLFAFLGGVVADRLDRRAVLLVTNAALMLSAALLGVLAVTDRIQVWHVLVIGAFNSFANSFDMPARQSMVPSLVGERDLMAAVSLNSMAFNGSGIVGPSIAGVVIAAVGVAGCFFANALSYVAVLVALLRMRVPPQRSQARASVGRDIREGLALLVRHRHVLTVLGLVAAVSFFGRPYIRLMPALAREVLGVGPQGLGVLQAAPGLGTVLAVLVIGALGDAPRGRLLLRAGAAMGALVVLFGLSRWFLLSVVLLVAVGTAQAVALAAANTVLQTTVRPEQRGRIMGLYGMVTFGMFALGTLPVGALAGAVGVGAALALGGLVVVGVVGLVALLTPQVARL; the protein is encoded by the coding sequence ATGACTGACAGCGACCTGGCACCCGCCGTCGCGTCTGCCCCGCCGGGTGCGGCTGCACCGGCAGACGCCCCGCCCAGGGGTCGGCGCGACCCTCGCGCGGCGTTTGCGGTGCTGCGGCTGCGCGACTTCCGGCTGCTGTGGAGCGGCCTGTTCATCTCCCACGTGGGCTCGTGGATGCAGTTCACGGCCCTGGGGTACCTGATCGACGACCTCACGCGTGCGCCGGTCTACCTGGGGCTGCTGGGGCTCGTGCAGGCCGTGCCCCGGCTCCTGTTCGCCTTCCTGGGCGGGGTGGTCGCCGACCGCCTCGACCGGCGCGCGGTGCTCCTGGTCACCAACGCCGCCCTGATGCTCTCGGCCGCGTTGCTGGGCGTGCTGGCCGTGACGGACCGCATCCAGGTCTGGCACGTGCTGGTGATCGGCGCGTTCAACTCCTTCGCCAACTCGTTCGACATGCCCGCGCGACAGTCGATGGTGCCCAGCCTGGTCGGCGAGCGCGACCTCATGGCCGCGGTGAGCCTCAACTCCATGGCGTTCAACGGCTCGGGCATCGTCGGGCCGTCCATCGCGGGGGTGGTCATCGCCGCCGTGGGCGTGGCCGGGTGCTTCTTCGCCAACGCGCTCTCGTACGTTGCGGTGCTGGTGGCGTTGCTGCGCATGCGGGTGCCCCCACAGCGCAGCCAGGCGCGTGCGTCGGTCGGCCGCGACATCCGCGAAGGCCTGGCCCTGCTGGTGCGTCACCGCCACGTGCTGACGGTGCTGGGCCTGGTGGCGGCGGTGAGTTTCTTCGGCCGGCCCTACATTCGGCTGATGCCCGCGCTGGCCCGCGAGGTGCTGGGCGTGGGCCCCCAGGGGCTCGGGGTGCTGCAGGCTGCGCCGGGCCTGGGGACCGTGCTGGCGGTGCTCGTGATCGGCGCGCTGGGCGATGCGCCGCGGGGCCGGCTGCTCCTGCGCGCCGGCGCGGCCATGGGCGCGCTCGTGGTGCTGTTTGGCCTCTCGCGATGGTTCCTGCTGTCGGTCGTCCTGCTGGTGGCCGTGGGCACCGCCCAGGCGGTGGCCCTGGCCGCCGCCAACACCGTGCTGCAGACCACGGTACGGCCCGAACAGCGGGGCCGCATCATGGGCCTCTACGGCATGGTCACCTTCGGGATGTTCGCGCTGGGCACGCTGCCGGTGGGCGCGCTGGCAGGCGCGGTCGGGGTCGGCGCGGCGCTGGCGCTGGGCGGGCTCGTGGTCGTGGGGGTGGTGGGGCTCGTGGCCCTCCTCACGCCGCAGGTGGCGCGGCTGTAG
- a CDS encoding DUF488 domain-containing protein, which yields MASQLQAPRQRADRCAGPGRAPVIFTLGTSTRTPEEFVACCRAFGVRCIADVRRFPTSRRFPQFVREAFAAFLREAGIAYVHLGPALGGYRPGGYEAYAATPAFAAGLADLERLARAAPTAVVCSERLPWRCHRRFIARALEARGWRVVHIIEPNRVWTPAQASDEHAADDRAAPPTATAAPREA from the coding sequence ATGGCATCACAGTTGCAGGCGCCTCGGCAGCGCGCTGACCGGTGCGCGGGCCCCGGCCGCGCCCCCGTGATCTTCACCCTCGGCACCAGCACCCGCACGCCCGAGGAGTTCGTCGCATGCTGCCGCGCGTTCGGTGTGCGCTGCATCGCCGACGTGCGGCGGTTCCCCACCAGCCGGAGGTTCCCGCAGTTCGTGCGCGAGGCGTTTGCCGCCTTCCTGCGGGAGGCGGGCATCGCCTACGTCCACCTGGGCCCCGCGCTCGGCGGCTACCGGCCCGGCGGGTACGAGGCCTACGCGGCCACCCCGGCATTTGCCGCAGGCCTGGCCGACCTCGAACGCCTGGCCCGCGCGGCGCCCACCGCGGTCGTCTGCAGCGAGCGGCTGCCCTGGCGGTGCCACCGGCGCTTCATCGCCCGGGCCCTGGAGGCGCGCGGATGGCGGGTGGTGCACATCATCGAGCCAAACCGGGTGTGGACGCCCGCGCAGGCCAGCGACGAGCACGCCGCCGACGACCGCGCGGCGCCCCCGACCGCTACAGCTGCACCACGTGAGGCGTGA
- a CDS encoding putative toxin-antitoxin system toxin component, PIN family, whose product MAGRPSRAVLDTNVYISALFGGNPEDVYLAALRGQFRLVTSPAILVELARKLREKFRLPESDIRSYITQIGRHADVVRPRERLRILDDGPDNRVLECALEGKADVIVSGDRHLLSLGTYRGIRILRPAEFLRRLESHAADVSPGDTPEQGTR is encoded by the coding sequence ATGGCGGGTAGACCGAGCCGGGCGGTCCTCGACACCAACGTCTACATCTCCGCGCTCTTTGGCGGCAATCCCGAGGATGTCTACCTGGCGGCCCTCCGGGGGCAGTTTCGCTTGGTCACGTCGCCGGCGATCCTCGTCGAACTCGCGCGGAAGCTGCGGGAAAAGTTCAGGCTCCCCGAGTCGGACATCCGCAGCTACATTACGCAGATCGGGCGCCACGCGGACGTGGTGCGACCCAGGGAACGTCTGCGGATCCTCGACGATGGACCGGACAACCGTGTCCTGGAATGCGCCCTCGAAGGGAAGGCGGACGTGATCGTCTCCGGTGATCGACATCTCCTGTCCTTGGGAACCTATCGCGGCATCCGCATCCTCCGCCCGGCAGAGTTCCTCCGCCGCCTGGAGAGCCACGCCGCAGACGTTTCACCTGGGGACACCCCGGAGCAGGGGACGCGTTAG
- the fabF gene encoding beta-ketoacyl-ACP synthase II — protein sequence MPHRVAVTGIGAITPIGHGADGLFDGIVAGRSGVRLIERFDASPFHCRVAAEVVDFDPLQHLDARQARRLDRFAQFAVVCGRQAVADAGLDLACLDRDRAGVFIGTALGGAAFAEEQHHVYLREGIRRVRPTLALSVFGGAASCNIAIDLGLCGPSSANSDSCASGTIAIGEAARLVRSGEVDVMLAGGVEVPLTPMIFGAFDLIRAMSTRNDAPAAACRPFDRGRDGFVMGEGAAVLVLERLEHALARGARIYGEVLGYASTNDAYHMTAPLPDGVQAIRAMRLALQDAGLAPAQIEHINAHASSTPLNDPTETRAIKAVFGPHATRLPISGTKSMHGHALGAAGAIEAAICMLTLARDYLPPTINLDDPDPACDLDYVPHHGRWQRVRYVMSTSFGFGGINAVLVCGRVEA from the coding sequence ATGCCCCACCGCGTGGCCGTCACCGGCATCGGCGCCATCACCCCGATCGGACACGGGGCCGACGGGCTGTTCGACGGCATCGTGGCAGGCCGGTCGGGCGTGCGCCTGATCGAGCGCTTCGACGCCTCGCCCTTCCACTGCCGCGTGGCCGCCGAGGTCGTCGACTTCGACCCGCTCCAGCACCTGGATGCCCGCCAGGCGCGCCGCCTGGATCGCTTCGCGCAGTTCGCGGTGGTCTGCGGCCGGCAGGCCGTCGCCGACGCCGGCCTGGACCTAGCGTGCCTGGACCGCGACCGCGCCGGCGTCTTCATCGGCACGGCGCTGGGCGGGGCGGCCTTCGCCGAGGAGCAGCACCACGTCTACCTGCGGGAAGGCATCCGGCGGGTGCGGCCCACCCTGGCGCTGTCGGTGTTTGGCGGGGCAGCGTCGTGCAACATCGCCATCGACCTCGGCCTGTGTGGCCCCAGCAGCGCCAACAGCGACTCGTGCGCCTCGGGGACCATCGCCATCGGCGAGGCGGCGCGGCTCGTGCGCAGCGGCGAGGTGGACGTGATGCTGGCCGGCGGCGTGGAAGTCCCCCTCACCCCGATGATCTTCGGCGCCTTCGACCTGATCCGCGCCATGTCCACCCGCAACGATGCGCCGGCGGCGGCCTGCCGGCCGTTCGACCGAGGCCGCGACGGCTTCGTGATGGGCGAGGGCGCCGCCGTGCTGGTGCTCGAGCGTCTGGAGCACGCCCTGGCCCGGGGCGCCCGCATCTACGGCGAGGTGCTGGGCTACGCCTCGACCAACGACGCCTACCACATGACCGCGCCGCTGCCCGACGGCGTCCAGGCGATCCGCGCCATGCGCCTGGCGCTGCAGGACGCCGGGCTGGCCCCCGCGCAGATCGAGCACATCAACGCCCACGCGTCCTCGACGCCGCTCAACGACCCCACCGAGACCCGGGCCATCAAGGCGGTCTTCGGCCCGCACGCCACCCGCCTGCCCATCAGCGGCACCAAGTCCATGCACGGCCACGCCCTGGGCGCTGCCGGCGCCATCGAGGCGGCCATCTGCATGCTGACCCTCGCCCGCGACTACCTGCCGCCCACGATCAACCTGGACGACCCCGACCCCGCGTGCGACCTCGACTACGTCCCCCACCACGGCCGCTGGCAGCGCGTGCGCTACGTCATGAGCACCTCCTTCGGCTTCGGCGGCATCAACGCGGTGCTGGTATGCGGACGGGTGGAGGCCTAA
- a CDS encoding SRPBCC family protein, giving the protein MHTVHRAVIAAPVETVFALARDVEGWPRLLSDYRWCRVLERTPGRLVFAMGGRIRGWPARWVAVQDADPAHGRITFRHIGGLTTGMHVVWRLARVGSTVEVEIVHDLVLRWPVIGRWVSDLIVGPIFIDHIARKTLAAVKARAEAMAAHAGHNPSAAADGPPSPPPGVVGSTGE; this is encoded by the coding sequence ATGCACACCGTGCACCGCGCCGTGATCGCCGCCCCGGTCGAGACCGTCTTCGCGCTGGCCCGCGACGTGGAGGGGTGGCCCCGCCTGCTGTCCGACTACCGGTGGTGCCGTGTGCTGGAGCGCACGCCGGGACGGCTGGTCTTCGCCATGGGCGGACGGATCCGTGGCTGGCCGGCACGCTGGGTGGCCGTGCAGGACGCCGACCCCGCGCACGGACGCATCACCTTCCGCCACATCGGCGGGCTCACCACCGGCATGCACGTCGTCTGGCGGCTGGCGCGCGTCGGCAGCACGGTCGAGGTCGAGATCGTCCACGACCTCGTGCTGCGGTGGCCGGTGATCGGCCGCTGGGTCAGCGACCTGATCGTCGGCCCCATCTTCATCGACCACATCGCGCGCAAGACGCTGGCTGCCGTCAAGGCACGGGCGGAAGCCATGGCTGCTCACGCAGGCCACAACCCGTCCGCGGCAGCCGACGGGCCGCCCTCGCCACCGCCCGGGGTGGTGGGCTCGACGGGGGAGTAG
- a CDS encoding NAD(P)/FAD-dependent oxidoreductase produces the protein MDTDVVVVGAGPAGSATALQLARAGLRVTLVDRAVFPRFKPCGEYLNPAAVAALDRLGLAADVAAAGVTLSGMFVAGPDGTAFWAPFAAGRGLLVPRARLDALLLAAAARAGAHVMEGCRIDAVHPGPTPTACGRYRGRRVRLAARLVVGADGLRSVAARWAGPLTPPAGARYTVGAYFERVGVDGPRGDLHLGATWYAGAAIYGGGTANVVAAVPAGWLRAHRTAEAAFAAAVARLPALAPLVVGARRVSPFVAVGPLGFAHRDAVADGLLLVGDAAGTIDPMTGEGIALALRGAELAAAAAVQALSVGPATRQALAPYDQARLRAFGDVWRTSRLLQWVVRRPRLLPGLVRRLAARPPLAARVLAVVSELRPPADLLSPRWLLEAVRP, from the coding sequence GTGGACACCGACGTGGTCGTCGTCGGCGCCGGGCCTGCGGGCAGCGCCACCGCGCTGCAGCTCGCGCGGGCGGGGCTGCGCGTCACCCTCGTGGACCGCGCGGTCTTCCCGCGGTTCAAGCCCTGCGGCGAATACCTCAACCCGGCGGCCGTGGCCGCGCTCGACCGGCTGGGCCTGGCCGCAGACGTCGCGGCTGCTGGCGTGACGCTCTCGGGGATGTTCGTCGCCGGCCCGGACGGGACGGCGTTTTGGGCACCGTTCGCTGCAGGGCGCGGGTTGCTGGTGCCACGGGCGCGGCTCGATGCGCTGCTGCTGGCAGCGGCCGCGCGGGCGGGCGCCCACGTAATGGAGGGATGCCGGATCGACGCGGTGCACCCGGGTCCGACACCAACGGCATGCGGCCGCTACCGCGGCCGTCGCGTGCGGCTTGCGGCCCGCCTGGTGGTCGGCGCCGACGGCCTCCGGTCGGTTGCCGCCCGGTGGGCAGGCCCGCTCACGCCGCCTGCGGGCGCGCGGTACACGGTGGGCGCATACTTCGAGAGGGTGGGCGTCGACGGGCCGCGGGGTGACCTCCACCTCGGGGCCACCTGGTACGCTGGCGCTGCGATCTACGGCGGCGGAACGGCCAACGTCGTCGCCGCAGTGCCGGCCGGCTGGTTACGCGCGCACCGCACAGCCGAGGCGGCCTTCGCCGCCGCCGTGGCCAGGCTGCCCGCGCTGGCGCCCCTGGTGGTGGGTGCCCGCAGGGTCTCGCCGTTCGTGGCCGTCGGTCCTCTGGGCTTTGCACATCGGGATGCGGTCGCCGACGGGCTGCTGCTGGTGGGCGACGCCGCCGGCACCATCGATCCGATGACCGGAGAAGGCATCGCGCTGGCCCTGCGGGGCGCGGAGCTGGCGGCTGCCGCGGCGGTACAGGCCCTGAGCGTCGGTCCCGCGACACGTCAGGCGCTGGCGCCCTACGACCAGGCGCGCCTGCGCGCCTTCGGCGACGTCTGGCGCACGAGCCGCCTGCTCCAGTGGGTGGTGCGCCGCCCGCGCCTGCTCCCCGGGCTCGTCCGCCGGCTGGCCGCGCGCCCGCCGCTGGCCGCCCGGGTGCTGGCGGTCGTGAGCGAACTGCGGCCGCCCGCCGATCTGCTGTCCCCGCGCTGGCTGCTGGAGGCGGTGCGGCCCTGA
- a CDS encoding methyltransferase domain-containing protein, which translates to MRYPPKRETPEFLDTPGQDPHEFAGLLAAVRRTNRWYGGYALIARYLDRFVALLPRRPLTVLDVATCSADVPAVMAAWARRRQVALRVVALDRSPAVLAVARQLVRAWPEVALVRGDALALPCADRSVDIVTCALALHHFTFEEAVRVLREIARVARGGFVVNDVLRSWPAYLGALADVWLLSRNRLARHDGPLSVLRAFTWPELHALVAAAGVRGVEIRRHRLQRAVLVRWPAAAHAAAGGQDGG; encoded by the coding sequence GTGCGTTATCCGCCCAAGCGCGAGACCCCAGAGTTCCTGGATACCCCCGGACAGGACCCGCACGAGTTCGCGGGGCTGCTGGCGGCCGTGCGGCGCACCAACCGCTGGTACGGTGGCTACGCCCTGATCGCCCGCTACCTGGACCGGTTCGTGGCGCTGCTGCCCCGGCGCCCCCTGACAGTCCTCGACGTGGCCACCTGCTCCGCCGACGTGCCGGCCGTGATGGCCGCGTGGGCCCGCCGGCGACAGGTGGCGCTGCGTGTGGTCGCCCTCGACCGCAGCCCGGCGGTCCTGGCCGTCGCGCGCCAGCTCGTGCGCGCCTGGCCCGAGGTCGCGCTGGTGCGCGGCGATGCCCTGGCCCTGCCGTGCGCCGACCGCAGCGTCGACATCGTGACGTGTGCCCTGGCCCTCCACCACTTCACGTTCGAGGAGGCGGTACGCGTGCTGCGCGAGATCGCGCGCGTCGCGCGGGGCGGCTTCGTGGTCAACGACGTGCTGCGCTCGTGGCCCGCGTACCTGGGCGCCCTGGCCGACGTCTGGCTGCTGTCGCGCAACCGGCTGGCCCGGCACGACGGCCCGCTGTCGGTGCTGCGGGCGTTCACCTGGCCGGAACTCCACGCGCTGGTGGCGGCCGCCGGGGTGCGCGGCGTCGAGATCCGCCGGCACCGCCTGCAGCGGGCGGTGCTGGTGCGGTGGCCTGCTGCGGCGCATGCCGCCGCGGGCGGACAGGACGGGGGCTGA